Proteins co-encoded in one Sulfurospirillum arsenophilum NBRC 109478 genomic window:
- a CDS encoding GGDEF domain-containing protein: MNKQLQELTDLTIKEIRNLEIVLPEIYRDIFYSKAKELGIKLSDIDKEAAMLYALRKIQLLKNETERSASALKENVVNARIAIINKDNMALQFIENNMIELESKIASLQEELYIDELTRLYNRRWLFEKFLRDDHFKNNGFLAFIDINDFKEVNDKFGHIIGDKVLHVIGRVLKKIQNVTALRYAGDEFLILSDYHNDKEEIHKILHTVNQNLIKTPFKHNKELFYIDFSFGVAAFKTKDSFKSILEEADIKMYNYKKSFK, translated from the coding sequence ATGAACAAGCAATTGCAAGAACTTACAGATCTGACCATCAAAGAGATACGAAATCTTGAGATTGTTTTACCAGAGATCTATCGAGATATTTTTTACTCTAAAGCGAAAGAGTTAGGTATAAAACTCAGCGACATCGATAAAGAAGCAGCCATGCTCTATGCATTGCGTAAAATTCAACTCCTTAAAAATGAAACGGAACGCTCTGCTTCAGCACTCAAAGAAAATGTCGTCAATGCACGCATCGCCATTATCAATAAAGACAATATGGCATTGCAATTCATTGAAAACAATATGATCGAACTCGAATCCAAAATCGCTTCACTGCAAGAAGAGCTTTACATTGATGAGCTGACACGCTTGTATAATCGAAGATGGCTTTTTGAGAAATTTCTCAGAGATGATCACTTCAAAAATAATGGGTTTTTAGCTTTTATAGATATTAATGATTTTAAAGAGGTCAATGATAAATTTGGTCATATCATCGGCGATAAAGTTTTACATGTCATTGGAAGAGTGCTCAAAAAAATACAAAATGTCACGGCTCTTCGTTATGCAGGCGACGAGTTTTTAATCCTAAGCGACTATCATAATGATAAAGAAGAAATACATAAAATTTTACATACTGTTAACCAGAACCTCATAAAAACGCCTTTTAAACACAATAAAGAGCTCTTTTATATTGATTTTTCATTTGGTGTAGCAGCTTTTAAAACCAAAGATAGCTTTAAAAGCATACTGGAAGAGGCAGATATTAAAATGTACAACTACAAGAAATCATTTAAGTAA
- a CDS encoding bifunctional riboflavin kinase/FAD synthetase, with protein MLRRSTILKKESVDTLAIGSFDGIHVGHRQLLNHLGDNGALFVVDKDQANLTPGIKRSEYAGYPCMFFHFLKIKHLTGEEFVALLKKEFVNLKKIVVGYDFFFGQHRSCNAHDLQKFFDGEVVIVEEFSYQGISVHSSLIREYLKEGRLEEANRFLGREYAITGDVISGQGLGKKELVPTLNLKVLEYLIPHEGVYATRTRIGQNIYKSVSFVGTRHTTDGEFSVETHIIDEHIAEIQGFVELFFVEFLRDNQKFNSLTDLKQQIEKDIKEAKKHLGTCRVYLNDFL; from the coding sequence ATGTTGAGACGTTCTACTATTTTAAAAAAAGAGAGTGTTGATACATTAGCCATCGGTAGTTTTGATGGCATTCATGTAGGGCACAGACAGCTCCTTAATCATTTGGGTGACAATGGCGCACTGTTTGTCGTTGACAAAGACCAAGCCAACCTGACCCCGGGAATTAAGCGTAGTGAATATGCGGGTTATCCGTGTATGTTTTTTCATTTTTTAAAAATAAAACACCTTACGGGCGAAGAATTTGTCGCTCTTTTAAAAAAAGAGTTTGTCAATCTTAAAAAGATTGTCGTTGGCTATGACTTCTTTTTTGGACAGCATCGTTCATGCAATGCACATGATCTTCAAAAATTCTTTGATGGGGAAGTGGTCATCGTTGAAGAGTTTAGTTACCAAGGCATTTCTGTTCATTCAAGCTTAATTCGTGAATATTTAAAAGAGGGGCGTTTGGAAGAAGCAAACCGCTTTTTAGGGCGTGAATATGCCATAACAGGCGATGTCATTTCTGGGCAGGGACTTGGTAAAAAAGAACTCGTTCCAACACTAAATCTCAAAGTTTTAGAGTATCTCATCCCGCATGAGGGCGTTTATGCAACACGAACACGCATTGGACAAAACATCTATAAATCAGTCTCTTTCGTAGGGACACGCCATACTACCGATGGCGAGTTCTCCGTTGAAACACATATAATAGACGAACATATTGCTGAAATTCAAGGCTTTGTTGAACTCTTTTTTGTGGAATTTTTACGGGATAATCAAAAATTTAATAGCCTTACAGATCTTAAACAACAAATCGAAAAAGACATTAAAGAAGCCAAAAAACACTTAGGTACGTGCAGAGTTTACTTAAATGATTTCTTGTAG
- the tlyA gene encoding 23S rRNA (cytidine-2'-O)-methyltransferase TlyA, which yields MRLDSYVFEKGFAQSRNKAAELIKEGSVWLNGKVERKSSVEIGESDTVEVEKIMQYVSRAGLKLRGFINELGLHVKGLDVLDIGSSTGGFVQVWLEEDVKSVTAVDVGSEQLHPTLKVDSRIILHENSDIRLFKPEQTYDMVSCDVSFIGIASLLEHIDRLAKNEIIILFKPQFEVGKDVKRSTKGVVKDGSAIMRAHYLFESQAVTLGWHLIDKRESLVKGKEGNVETFYYFKKREC from the coding sequence ATGAGACTAGATAGTTATGTGTTTGAAAAAGGGTTCGCTCAAAGCCGCAATAAGGCAGCAGAACTCATTAAAGAGGGTAGTGTTTGGCTCAACGGTAAAGTAGAGCGTAAGAGCTCTGTGGAGATTGGAGAGAGTGACACGGTTGAAGTTGAAAAAATTATGCAATATGTGAGTCGAGCAGGACTCAAGCTTCGTGGATTTATTAATGAATTAGGCTTACATGTAAAGGGTCTTGACGTTCTTGACATTGGCAGTAGTACGGGTGGTTTTGTACAGGTATGGCTTGAAGAAGATGTCAAGAGTGTGACGGCTGTGGATGTGGGTAGTGAACAGCTTCACCCCACACTAAAAGTCGATTCTCGCATTATTTTGCATGAAAATAGTGATATACGACTTTTTAAGCCTGAACAAACCTATGATATGGTTAGTTGTGATGTGTCCTTTATTGGTATAGCTTCACTTTTAGAGCACATTGATAGGCTCGCAAAAAATGAGATTATCATCTTATTTAAACCACAATTTGAAGTGGGTAAAGATGTGAAGCGTAGCACTAAAGGTGTCGTTAAAGATGGCTCGGCTATTATGCGCGCACATTATCTGTTTGAGTCACAAGCTGTTACGCTTGGTTGGCATTTGATAGACAAAAGAGAATCACTTGTAAAAGGGAAAGAGGGGAATGTTGAGACGTTCTACTATTTTAAAAAAAGAGAGTGTTGA
- the ligA gene encoding NAD-dependent DNA ligase LigA: protein MTHEEYLAKIDLANEWAKAYYVDDAPVASDEEYDTLYHEIVAYEKAYPLFIDENSPTRRVGGLVLEGFNKAEHKARMWSMEDVFDESDLDAWIERVKKVKEIFTFYCEPKFDGASMNLIYENGILVQAITRGDGSIGEDVTENIKTIGSIPLRIDYTELIEIRGEVVIKKADFEKLNVERMHNNEPLFANPRNAAAGSLRQLDTSITAKRKLMFYPWGIGTNSLTQSFLSQKMSFVYSLGFLQPPRIVVTKSVDDVHTLYAELIAKRDEIEMMMDGMVVKIDDVSLQEELGYTVKYPKWMVAFKFPAIEKVTRLRDITLQVGRTGVVTPVAEVEAVNIEGVIVERATLHNFDEIERKDVRIGDSVIIIRSGDVIPKIIKVLEDRRDGSETKVVRPLLCPVCGEELFDEGALIKCQNLSCDARVVGAIIHFASKKALNIDGLGDKIVEQLYAQKLVLHVKDLYALSLDSLLALEGFKEKKAQNLLEAIEQSKGVALAKFINALGIEHIGEVAAKKIARAFGLEWLEATYEQIIALEGFGEEMAKSLVEFIHVNRTETHELMDIINPIASKLEITESAFTGKTVVLTGSMSQPRDEIKVILEKLGARVSGSVSKKTDFVIYGEEAGSKLAKALELGVKTLSESELNGMIE, encoded by the coding sequence ATGACACACGAAGAATATTTAGCCAAAATTGATCTTGCCAATGAATGGGCAAAAGCCTATTACGTCGATGATGCTCCTGTAGCGAGTGATGAAGAGTATGATACACTTTATCATGAGATCGTTGCCTATGAAAAGGCATATCCACTTTTTATCGATGAAAATAGTCCTACCAGACGCGTGGGTGGTTTGGTACTTGAAGGTTTTAATAAAGCAGAGCACAAAGCGCGCATGTGGAGTATGGAAGATGTGTTTGATGAAAGTGATCTGGATGCGTGGATAGAGCGTGTTAAAAAAGTAAAAGAGATCTTCACCTTTTACTGTGAACCAAAATTTGATGGTGCAAGCATGAATCTCATCTATGAAAATGGGATTCTTGTGCAAGCCATCACGAGGGGCGATGGAAGCATTGGTGAGGATGTTACTGAAAACATCAAAACCATTGGTTCGATTCCTTTGCGCATTGACTATACCGAGCTTATTGAAATTCGTGGTGAAGTGGTTATTAAAAAAGCAGATTTTGAAAAGCTTAATGTTGAACGCATGCACAATAACGAGCCCCTATTTGCCAATCCGCGCAATGCAGCAGCAGGGAGCCTTAGACAGCTTGATACCAGCATTACCGCAAAGCGTAAGCTCATGTTTTATCCGTGGGGCATAGGTACGAACAGTTTAACACAGAGTTTTTTGAGTCAAAAAATGAGTTTTGTCTATAGCCTTGGCTTTTTACAACCACCTCGTATCGTTGTAACCAAAAGCGTGGATGATGTGCATACACTTTATGCAGAACTCATTGCGAAACGTGACGAGATCGAGATGATGATGGATGGTATGGTCGTGAAGATCGATGATGTAAGCTTGCAAGAAGAGCTTGGTTATACCGTCAAATACCCAAAATGGATGGTTGCGTTTAAATTCCCTGCGATTGAAAAAGTGACACGACTTCGTGATATTACCCTGCAAGTGGGCAGAACAGGCGTGGTAACCCCCGTGGCTGAAGTGGAAGCAGTGAACATCGAAGGTGTTATCGTGGAGAGAGCCACACTGCACAATTTTGATGAGATAGAGCGTAAAGATGTTCGCATAGGCGATAGTGTCATTATCATTCGCAGTGGGGATGTCATTCCAAAGATTATTAAAGTTTTAGAAGATCGACGCGATGGAAGCGAAACAAAAGTAGTACGCCCCCTTCTTTGCCCTGTGTGCGGTGAGGAACTTTTTGATGAGGGCGCACTGATTAAATGTCAAAACCTCTCGTGTGATGCGAGAGTTGTTGGAGCAATTATCCACTTTGCTTCTAAAAAAGCTCTCAATATTGATGGTCTTGGTGATAAAATCGTTGAGCAACTCTATGCGCAAAAATTAGTTTTACATGTAAAAGATTTGTATGCACTTTCTTTGGATTCATTGCTCGCGTTAGAAGGCTTTAAAGAGAAAAAAGCACAAAACCTTTTAGAGGCAATTGAGCAGAGTAAAGGGGTGGCTTTAGCGAAGTTTATTAACGCTCTTGGCATTGAACATATTGGTGAAGTGGCGGCTAAAAAGATTGCACGAGCGTTTGGTTTAGAGTGGTTGGAAGCAACGTACGAGCAGATCATCGCTCTTGAAGGTTTTGGCGAAGAGATGGCAAAGAGTTTGGTAGAGTTTATCCATGTAAATCGTACTGAAACGCATGAGTTGATGGATATTATCAATCCCATTGCCTCTAAATTAGAGATAACAGAGTCTGCATTTACAGGGAAAACGGTGGTTTTAACAGGCTCTATGAGCCAACCACGCGATGAGATTAAAGTGATATTAGAGAAATTGGGTGCAAGAGTAAGTGGAAGTGTCTCTAAAAAGACCGATTTTGTCATTTATGGCGAAGAAGCAGGCAGTAAGTTAGCTAAAGCCTTAGAACTGGGTGTAAAGACACTGAGTGAAAGTGAATTAAACGGGATGATTGAATGA
- a CDS encoding TSUP family transporter yields MEFEVYYYAIFLLTGLVAGFIDAIAGGGGIITIPVLLASGMPPHIALATNKLQGTFGSGMASINFIRKGFIKWSEVFIGVIYTFIGAALGTYAILLMDASILAKIIPAMLIGIFIYTLLSPKMGENDRHAYLGNHLFFLIFGIGLGFYDGFFGPGTGTFWTIALVTLLGLNLKKATAQTKVMNFTSNIVSLAVFLWSGNVLFVVGLLMGFGQIVGAYIGSNMVIKKEVKFIRTFFLIMVGLTLLKLIYTSYIA; encoded by the coding sequence ATGGAGTTTGAAGTTTACTATTACGCGATCTTTTTACTTACAGGGCTTGTTGCAGGCTTTATTGACGCTATTGCAGGAGGCGGTGGCATTATCACGATTCCTGTACTTTTAGCCTCTGGTATGCCTCCACATATCGCTCTTGCAACCAACAAACTCCAAGGTACTTTTGGAAGTGGGATGGCTTCTATCAATTTTATTCGCAAAGGATTTATTAAGTGGTCTGAAGTTTTTATCGGCGTCATTTACACCTTCATTGGTGCAGCGCTTGGAACGTATGCCATTTTACTGATGGATGCGAGTATCCTTGCGAAGATTATTCCCGCGATGCTTATTGGTATTTTTATTTATACGCTTTTATCGCCTAAAATGGGAGAAAATGATCGTCATGCTTACCTTGGTAATCACCTTTTTTTCTTGATATTTGGTATAGGACTTGGCTTTTACGATGGCTTTTTCGGACCAGGAACGGGAACGTTTTGGACCATTGCCCTTGTGACACTTTTAGGATTGAACCTTAAAAAAGCAACGGCACAAACCAAAGTTATGAATTTTACAAGCAACATCGTCTCCTTGGCAGTGTTTCTTTGGAGTGGCAATGTGCTTTTTGTGGTAGGTTTGCTAATGGGCTTTGGGCAGATTGTAGGAGCATATATTGGCTCTAACATGGTTATCAAAAAAGAGGTGAAGTTTATCCGTACATTTTTCTTAATCATGGTTGGACTTACACTTTTAAAACTTATTTACACCAGTTACATTGCATGA
- the folP gene encoding dihydropteroate synthase yields the protein MKLCKLSSKSDIKALFQALHVTKEGSAILEQKAHLNFIYIKDLKTPAANILKQDALSIGADLAVPKDTITCKIPLVDAILIANDKQLKELARKEKAQPFGLKAIAEKLSEFIFTCNDDFTVMGIINTNEDSFFQGSRFSGEHALKHIESMIEEGANIIDLGGVSSRPGSLGVSEAEELARIKPIIDLIFQHKLFEKAQFSLDSYSPLCLEYALTHGFSIVNDITALANNEVARVAAKYDATVVLMHMQGDPQSMQKEPVYENVILEVDAFFEERIAKAKEFGISKIVLDVGIGFGKGLEHNLQLLKHHEHFLHFGCPLLVGASRKSMIDKIIPTPISERLAGSLALHLKAYEHGATILRVHDVKAHVQALSVLRALNQTI from the coding sequence ATGAAACTCTGTAAACTCTCTTCCAAAAGTGATATAAAGGCACTCTTCCAAGCTTTACATGTAACCAAAGAAGGTAGTGCTATTTTAGAGCAAAAGGCACATTTGAATTTTATTTATATCAAAGATCTTAAAACGCCCGCTGCAAATATTCTCAAACAAGATGCTCTTTCCATTGGAGCTGATCTGGCCGTTCCAAAAGATACGATTACATGTAAAATTCCTTTGGTCGATGCGATTTTAATTGCGAACGATAAACAGCTTAAAGAGCTTGCTCGAAAAGAGAAAGCACAACCGTTTGGACTTAAAGCTATAGCAGAAAAACTAAGTGAATTTATCTTTACATGTAACGATGATTTTACGGTGATGGGCATCATCAATACCAACGAAGACAGCTTTTTTCAAGGCAGTCGTTTTAGTGGTGAACATGCGTTAAAACATATTGAATCCATGATAGAAGAGGGTGCTAATATCATCGATCTTGGTGGTGTTTCAAGTCGCCCTGGAAGCCTTGGTGTGAGTGAGGCTGAAGAGCTGGCTCGCATAAAGCCTATTATTGATCTGATTTTCCAACATAAGCTTTTTGAAAAGGCTCAATTTTCACTGGATAGTTACTCTCCATTATGTTTGGAGTATGCGCTTACGCATGGCTTCAGTATTGTTAATGATATAACAGCGCTTGCGAACAATGAAGTTGCCCGTGTGGCAGCAAAGTATGATGCCACAGTCGTTTTGATGCATATGCAAGGTGATCCCCAAAGTATGCAAAAAGAGCCAGTGTATGAAAATGTTATTTTAGAGGTTGATGCATTTTTTGAAGAGCGTATTGCAAAAGCAAAAGAGTTTGGAATCAGCAAGATAGTGTTGGATGTTGGTATTGGGTTTGGAAAGGGCTTAGAGCATAATCTACAGCTTCTTAAACACCATGAACATTTTTTACATTTTGGCTGTCCATTACTTGTAGGTGCTAGTCGAAAATCGATGATCGACAAGATCATTCCTACACCTATTTCTGAGCGCCTAGCGGGCTCATTAGCCCTTCATCTCAAAGCCTATGAACATGGTGCAACCATTTTGCGTGTTCATGATGTCAAGGCACATGTACAAGCTCTTAGCGTGCTTCGCGCACTCAATCAAACTATTTAG
- a CDS encoding DNA polymerase III subunit delta', giving the protein MKTSDEEVFSHILICKNVEKAKESLQEEYAKERHLFYVKDEFLIDDAKEVIKEAYIAESTHKYLILIAKGYRVEAQNALLKIFEEPPRHIVFIVVAPSKTAFLPTIRSRLLQKELIVEHESIRSGLDLQKLDLGDIYPFIQKHQSAEKSFLKELVQAIVYESINEHHLRFSEKELEHFQKLLHLVELNTRAQTILTSLLLSIMLRKHR; this is encoded by the coding sequence TTGAAAACGAGTGATGAAGAGGTTTTTAGCCATATTTTGATTTGTAAAAATGTGGAAAAAGCAAAAGAGAGCCTGCAAGAAGAGTACGCCAAAGAGCGCCATCTTTTCTATGTTAAAGATGAGTTTTTGATCGATGATGCCAAAGAGGTCATCAAAGAGGCGTATATTGCAGAATCTACACATAAATATCTGATTTTAATTGCCAAAGGCTATCGCGTTGAGGCACAAAATGCACTTCTGAAGATTTTTGAAGAGCCTCCGCGTCACATTGTTTTTATTGTCGTTGCCCCTTCTAAAACAGCTTTTTTACCAACCATTCGTTCACGCTTACTTCAAAAAGAGTTGATTGTGGAACATGAAAGCATTCGCAGTGGACTGGATCTTCAAAAACTTGACCTTGGCGATATTTACCCTTTTATTCAAAAGCATCAGAGTGCTGAAAAGAGCTTTCTAAAAGAGTTGGTTCAAGCCATTGTGTACGAATCAATCAATGAACATCATCTTCGTTTTAGTGAAAAAGAGCTGGAGCATTTTCAAAAACTGCTTCATCTTGTTGAGTTAAATACGAGAGCTCAAACGATTTTAACGTCTCTTTTGCTTTCTATTATGCTAAGAAAACACCGATGA
- a CDS encoding HobA family DNA replication regulator — translation MQQFLKWTLEEIRKDGSMMSWMEEKRFEWVPLAASMLKNLLDGHTFIVITDDDRAWFCHYMLRAINNHHKNRPLLPFIALQTLYPNLYQVKTKEDIELLENMLSQAFPSGYTFFYVGKNSDVKMQIAKRKDDSFLWIMDEHVQNSFYLLSDDDSLDIKLIQLFRLLDKSIDAVLFAEVNFENE, via the coding sequence ATGCAACAATTCTTAAAGTGGACATTAGAAGAAATCCGCAAAGACGGCTCTATGATGAGTTGGATGGAAGAGAAGAGGTTCGAGTGGGTTCCTCTTGCCGCTTCCATGTTAAAAAATCTTCTTGATGGCCATACGTTTATTGTGATTACAGATGATGATAGAGCGTGGTTTTGTCACTATATGCTTCGTGCTATCAACAATCATCATAAAAATAGACCTCTTTTACCTTTTATTGCATTACAAACACTTTATCCAAATTTGTACCAAGTCAAAACGAAAGAAGATATAGAGCTTTTGGAAAACATGCTCTCACAAGCATTCCCAAGTGGTTATACGTTTTTTTATGTCGGTAAAAACAGCGATGTAAAGATGCAAATCGCTAAACGTAAAGACGATAGTTTTTTATGGATTATGGACGAACATGTCCAAAATAGTTTTTACCTTTTAAGTGATGATGATAGTTTAGATATTAAATTGATTCAACTTTTTAGACTTCTCGATAAAAGTATCGATGCCGTGCTTTTTGCCGAGGTTAATTTTGAAAACGAGTGA
- a CDS encoding aspartate kinase yields MLIVQKYGGTSVGNVERIEAVAKRVIESKQEGHDLVVVVSAMSGETNKLLDFAAHFSKTPNNREVDMLLSSGERVTSALLAIALEAQGYTAVSMSGRRAGIVTDDIHTKARIEHIDTTAMKEELKAGKIIVVAGFQGVTESGEVSTLGRGGSDLSAVAIAGALEADLCEIYTDVDGVYTTDPRIEPKAKKLEKISYDEMLELASLGAKVLQSRSVEMAKKLNVNLVTRSSFNKNEGTLITKEEKIMEQPLVSGIALDKNQARVTLRGVTDKPGIAAEIFKKLADCNVNVDMIIQNVGHDGTTNLGFTVPQNELDMTKAAMSELRASDVMEYDSDIVKVSVVGVGMKSHSGVACKAFDTMAKEGINIEMISTSEIKISMVIQAKYGELAVRALHSAYQLDK; encoded by the coding sequence ATGTTGATCGTTCAAAAATACGGAGGAACGAGTGTTGGCAATGTTGAGCGCATTGAAGCCGTTGCCAAAAGAGTCATTGAGAGCAAACAAGAGGGACACGATCTTGTTGTGGTTGTTTCAGCGATGAGTGGAGAGACCAATAAGCTTTTAGATTTTGCAGCGCATTTTAGCAAAACGCCAAATAACCGTGAAGTGGATATGTTGTTAAGTTCTGGTGAGCGAGTTACCAGCGCTTTACTTGCAATTGCTCTTGAAGCACAGGGCTATACAGCTGTCTCCATGAGTGGCAGGCGTGCAGGCATTGTAACGGATGATATACACACAAAAGCTAGAATCGAGCATATTGATACCACCGCAATGAAAGAAGAGCTCAAAGCGGGAAAAATTATCGTTGTTGCAGGTTTTCAAGGTGTAACTGAAAGCGGTGAAGTTTCAACATTGGGACGTGGTGGTAGTGACCTTTCTGCTGTTGCTATTGCAGGTGCACTTGAAGCTGATCTTTGTGAAATCTATACCGATGTGGATGGTGTTTATACCACCGATCCTCGCATTGAGCCAAAAGCAAAAAAACTTGAAAAAATCAGTTATGATGAAATGTTAGAACTTGCAAGCCTTGGTGCAAAAGTACTTCAAAGCCGTTCCGTTGAAATGGCTAAGAAGCTTAATGTTAACCTTGTCACACGTAGCAGTTTTAACAAGAACGAAGGAACACTTATTACAAAGGAAGAAAAGATTATGGAACAACCATTAGTTAGCGGTATTGCACTCGATAAAAACCAAGCGAGAGTCACTCTTCGTGGTGTTACAGATAAACCTGGCATTGCGGCTGAGATTTTCAAAAAACTTGCTGATTGTAACGTTAACGTTGATATGATTATCCAAAACGTAGGACATGATGGTACGACAAACCTTGGTTTTACCGTTCCTCAAAATGAACTTGATATGACCAAAGCAGCCATGAGTGAGCTAAGAGCGAGTGATGTTATGGAATATGACAGTGACATCGTTAAAGTTTCTGTGGTCGGTGTGGGTATGAAATCACACAGTGGCGTGGCGTGTAAAGCATTTGATACCATGGCTAAAGAAGGTATCAACATCGAGATGATCAGCACAAGTGAAATTAAAATTTCGATGGTTATCCAAGCAAAATACGGCGAACTCGCTGTTCGAGCGCTTCACAGTGCATACCAATTGGATAAATAA
- a CDS encoding RNA pyrophosphohydrolase, with amino-acid sequence MESPKRYRPNVAAVIVSAKYPFQCQLFIASRSDIEGAWQFPQGGIDDGETPRDALYRELEEEIGTGDVEIIAEYPEWLQYDFPQKIAQKMYPFDGQSQKYFLVRLKKDAKINLATKEPEFCDHKFVSLEEVFDFITYFKRPVYKQVLEYFKKEGYL; translated from the coding sequence ATGGAATCACCAAAACGATACAGACCAAATGTTGCTGCCGTGATTGTCTCTGCAAAATACCCTTTTCAATGCCAACTTTTTATTGCTAGTCGTAGCGATATAGAAGGTGCATGGCAATTTCCTCAAGGTGGTATTGATGATGGCGAAACGCCGCGCGATGCGCTTTACCGAGAACTTGAAGAAGAAATTGGCACTGGTGATGTTGAGATTATAGCAGAGTATCCTGAGTGGTTACAATACGACTTCCCTCAAAAAATTGCTCAGAAGATGTACCCCTTTGATGGACAGAGCCAAAAATATTTTTTAGTAAGACTCAAAAAAGATGCAAAGATTAATCTTGCGACGAAAGAGCCAGAGTTTTGCGACCATAAATTTGTCAGTTTAGAAGAGGTGTTTGATTTTATTACCTATTTTAAGCGCCCAGTATATAAACAGGTGTTAGAATATTTCAAAAAAGAAGGGTATCTTTAA
- the hemW gene encoding radical SAM family heme chaperone HemW yields MLAYLHIPFCDSKCHYCAFNSYENKGTLKQNYMHQITTQLRFELEKFNAQRGSITSLFIGGGTPSTIPASWYEPFFEMIMPYLSHDAEVTSEANPHSATKEWIQTMKALGVNRLSFGVQSFNAEKLAFLGRNHTPKIAFEAIENASKLGIKNISLDLIYGTSMDTPFLLHEDLKIASSLPINHLSAYALTLEEETPFYKRTDVVNDSEKLAKEFVKAIIEAGFPQYEISNFGSYQSVHNKGYWEHQDYLGIGAGAVGFLKDRRFYPSKDIETYIQNPLAQEIEALSLEDLHVEKLFLGLRSNIGIDLVHFSPKEQGRVKILVEEKKLTCKDNRVFNNDYFLSDEIALFITQ; encoded by the coding sequence GTGTTAGCCTACCTTCATATCCCATTTTGCGATAGCAAATGCCACTACTGCGCCTTTAACTCCTATGAGAACAAAGGAACACTGAAACAAAACTATATGCACCAGATTACGACGCAACTACGCTTTGAGCTTGAAAAATTTAATGCTCAAAGAGGAAGTATTACCTCACTTTTTATTGGAGGAGGCACTCCTTCAACCATTCCTGCTTCGTGGTATGAACCATTTTTTGAGATGATAATGCCCTATTTAAGCCACGATGCAGAAGTCACTTCAGAAGCCAATCCTCACTCGGCAACCAAGGAGTGGATACAAACGATGAAGGCACTAGGCGTCAATCGTCTAAGCTTTGGCGTACAAAGTTTTAATGCAGAAAAACTCGCTTTTTTGGGACGTAACCACACCCCTAAAATTGCTTTTGAGGCTATCGAAAATGCTTCAAAACTGGGTATTAAAAACATTTCACTTGATCTCATTTATGGCACCTCTATGGATACACCTTTTCTGCTTCATGAAGATCTCAAAATTGCCTCATCCCTTCCCATCAACCATCTGAGTGCCTATGCTCTCACACTGGAAGAAGAAACTCCTTTTTACAAGCGAACGGATGTCGTCAATGACTCTGAGAAGCTTGCCAAAGAGTTTGTAAAAGCAATTATAGAAGCAGGATTTCCGCAATATGAAATTTCCAATTTTGGAAGCTATCAAAGTGTTCATAATAAAGGGTATTGGGAGCATCAAGACTATCTTGGAATCGGTGCGGGCGCGGTTGGATTTTTAAAAGACAGACGTTTTTACCCGAGTAAAGACATTGAAACCTACATCCAAAATCCTCTTGCACAAGAGATTGAAGCATTAAGTCTGGAAGATTTACATGTAGAAAAACTTTTCTTAGGTCTTCGAAGTAATATTGGCATTGATCTAGTGCATTTTAGTCCTAAAGAGCAAGGAAGAGTGAAAATTTTAGTGGAAGAAAAAAAGCTTACATGTAAAGATAATCGCGTCTTTAATAACGACTACTTTTTAAGCGATGAAATAGCACTTTTCATCACTCAATAG